The following coding sequences lie in one Sphingomonas sp. M1-B02 genomic window:
- a CDS encoding sensor histidine kinase has protein sequence MSHGHFIMETADTVSPAPDSPAFTGSPEHLRLAIEAARVALWSWNVEDDSFAMDELAFDLWGLKQSPRVAFEELSAHIHPADRDRVRAAFVATRSVAGPYEIDFRIMLGDEIRWVSARGRGADDGIIEGMMFGIFLDVTGRKQAEEGHELLAGEMSHRVKNLLAVAGSLTQLSSRTAHTITDMTKELTQRLSALDRAHDLVRPIPGEQGKAALLGDLITVLLAPYDESAAFSGRIRVAVPRMGVGEKTASTLAMVFHELATNSVKHGALSSTDGMLDVSAKLDDDCLQLVWAETGGPEVVGPPQHRGFGREMIERTVETQLRGKLRYDWQGSGLVATLSIRTSLMTF, from the coding sequence GTGAGCCACGGTCATTTCATCATGGAAACTGCAGATACCGTCTCGCCGGCCCCGGACTCACCGGCCTTCACGGGAAGCCCCGAGCATCTTCGGCTAGCGATCGAGGCGGCTCGCGTCGCCTTATGGTCCTGGAACGTTGAGGACGACAGTTTCGCGATGGACGAGCTGGCGTTCGATCTCTGGGGATTGAAGCAGTCTCCGCGCGTCGCGTTCGAAGAGCTTTCCGCGCACATCCACCCTGCCGACCGCGATCGCGTCCGCGCGGCCTTCGTCGCCACCCGGTCGGTCGCCGGACCCTATGAGATCGACTTTCGAATCATGCTCGGCGATGAAATCCGCTGGGTCTCGGCCCGGGGCCGTGGGGCGGACGACGGCATCATCGAGGGAATGATGTTCGGCATCTTCCTCGATGTAACCGGCCGGAAGCAGGCCGAGGAAGGCCATGAGCTTCTCGCGGGAGAAATGAGCCATCGCGTAAAAAATCTGCTCGCGGTCGCGGGCAGCCTCACCCAGCTCTCGTCACGTACCGCGCATACCATCACCGATATGACCAAGGAGCTCACCCAGCGCCTTTCGGCGCTCGATCGTGCGCACGACCTGGTCCGCCCGATTCCCGGCGAACAGGGCAAGGCTGCTCTGCTCGGCGATCTGATTACCGTGCTGCTGGCACCCTATGACGAGTCGGCGGCCTTTTCGGGGAGGATTCGCGTCGCAGTCCCGCGCATGGGCGTAGGAGAGAAAACCGCCAGCACGCTGGCGATGGTCTTCCACGAACTCGCGACAAACTCCGTCAAGCATGGCGCGCTTTCCTCGACCGACGGCATGCTCGACGTCTCGGCGAAGCTCGATGACGATTGCCTGCAACTGGTCTGGGCGGAGACCGGCGGTCCCGAAGTCGTCGGTCCTCCCCAACATCGCGGTTTCGGCCGCGAGATGATCGAACGCACCGTCGAGACTCAACTGCGCGGAAAATTGCGGTACGATTGGCAGGGGAGCGGGCTGGTCGCCACGCTCAGCATCCGCACGTCGTTGATGACCTTCTAG
- a CDS encoding tetratricopeptide repeat protein gives MMGWVLFALLALASALLLWRTGFPKRMWTVAATALMLGAAGYAWQGQPALAGRPVLATDQTVEIDPNLVALRDAMFGRFNFSYSYFIASDAMKRAGLPQQAAWVMVGAVRKSPQDAGLWTGLGAALAEHDGNQISPGARFAFEKAEAIGPKHPGPPFFHGLALVREGKFAEARPYWAKAVALTPEKASYRPELMMRLFLLDRYLAGDTLPDVPEPTP, from the coding sequence ATGATGGGCTGGGTTCTGTTCGCGCTGTTGGCGCTGGCATCCGCGCTGCTGCTGTGGCGTACGGGCTTTCCAAAGCGGATGTGGACGGTCGCCGCGACGGCGCTGATGCTCGGCGCGGCGGGCTATGCGTGGCAGGGCCAGCCGGCGCTCGCGGGTCGCCCGGTGCTCGCCACCGACCAGACCGTCGAGATCGACCCGAACCTCGTCGCATTGCGCGACGCGATGTTTGGCCGGTTCAACTTCAGTTACAGCTATTTCATTGCTTCCGACGCGATGAAGCGCGCCGGGTTGCCGCAGCAGGCGGCCTGGGTGATGGTCGGCGCGGTGCGCAAATCGCCGCAGGATGCCGGGCTCTGGACCGGGCTCGGGGCCGCTCTGGCGGAGCATGACGGCAACCAGATCTCCCCTGGTGCGCGGTTTGCGTTCGAAAAGGCCGAGGCAATAGGGCCGAAGCATCCCGGACCGCCCTTTTTCCACGGGCTGGCGCTGGTCCGCGAAGGCAAGTTCGCCGAAGCCCGACCCTATTGGGCGAAGGCGGTGGCGCTGACCCCGGAGAAAGCGAGCTATCGGCCGGAGTTGATGATGCGGCTGTTCCTGCTCGATCGCTATCTGGCGGGGGACACGTTGCCGGACGTGCCCGAACCGACACCCTGA
- a CDS encoding heme lyase CcmF/NrfE family subunit gives MIAEAGLAALWLAGTFALIQLMLAWGAVRANGTAQADELMTALRRVSLLQGLLALLSFGLLIALFVRSDMSVVLVATNSHSAKPLIYKIAGAWGNHEGSMLLWVAVLATAGAGVALFERRLASATLAATLGAQAFIAIGFYAFLVFASNPFIRLDPPAPDGQGLNPLLQDPGLAFHPPTLYIGYVGLSVAFSFAVGALIMRDVGPAFAKAMRPWVLTAWIFLTIGITAGSYWAYYELGWGGWWFWDPVENASLMPWLAATALLHSVTVLATRDGLRAWTLMLALVAFAMSMIGTFLVRSGILVSVHAFAVDPTRGSFILALLGIYIGGALALFGLRVGTVTQGSTFRLVSREGALVLNNLLLTVILGIVFIGTLYPLFAQAMGVQLSIGAPFFNKATAPVALALVAATAAGPLLRWRRDSMNALLGKLLVPVGAAGVAFALVFALSRGTHPVPVLAIAFAVGLGVASVLPLVRRNLRRTPMHVWGMVIAHLGVAVSLAGMAADSAFKTERLAAVHVGDNVTVGPFRVTLAEVRPAIGPNWSALEARLQVRRGEDGQVFEMMPQQRFFSAPPTNTNEAAIRTLFDGQLYTVLGEGAEDGRWQLRLWWKPWVTLIWLGGGLIALGGLLALIGRVRRERREDDA, from the coding sequence ATGATCGCCGAAGCCGGACTTGCGGCGCTCTGGTTGGCGGGAACGTTCGCGCTCATTCAGCTGATGCTCGCCTGGGGAGCTGTGCGGGCCAATGGGACCGCGCAGGCAGACGAGCTGATGACCGCGCTGCGTCGTGTGTCGCTGCTCCAGGGTCTGCTGGCGCTGCTTTCGTTCGGGCTCCTGATCGCTTTGTTCGTGCGCAGCGACATGTCGGTCGTGCTCGTCGCCACCAACAGCCATTCGGCCAAGCCGCTGATCTACAAGATCGCCGGCGCATGGGGAAACCATGAGGGCTCGATGCTGCTGTGGGTCGCCGTATTGGCGACGGCGGGGGCGGGGGTCGCCTTGTTCGAGCGGCGGCTGGCGTCGGCCACGCTCGCGGCCACTTTGGGGGCCCAGGCGTTCATCGCGATCGGCTTTTATGCCTTCCTGGTCTTCGCTTCGAACCCGTTCATACGGCTCGATCCGCCGGCGCCGGACGGGCAGGGGCTGAACCCGTTGCTCCAGGATCCGGGCTTGGCCTTCCACCCGCCGACGCTCTACATCGGCTATGTCGGGCTGTCGGTGGCGTTCAGCTTCGCGGTCGGCGCGCTGATCATGCGCGACGTGGGCCCCGCTTTCGCCAAGGCGATGCGTCCCTGGGTGCTGACGGCGTGGATATTCCTCACGATCGGGATCACCGCGGGCAGCTATTGGGCCTATTACGAGCTTGGCTGGGGCGGCTGGTGGTTCTGGGATCCGGTGGAGAATGCGTCGCTGATGCCGTGGCTGGCGGCGACCGCCTTGCTCCATTCGGTGACGGTGCTGGCGACGCGCGACGGGCTGCGCGCCTGGACGCTGATGCTCGCGCTGGTGGCGTTTGCAATGTCGATGATCGGCACCTTCCTGGTGCGATCGGGGATCCTCGTCAGCGTGCATGCCTTCGCGGTGGATCCGACACGCGGCAGCTTCATCCTGGCGCTGCTCGGAATCTATATCGGCGGGGCGCTGGCGCTGTTCGGCCTGCGCGTCGGCACCGTGACGCAGGGCTCGACGTTCCGGCTGGTGAGCCGCGAGGGCGCGCTGGTGCTCAACAATCTGCTGCTGACGGTGATCCTGGGCATCGTCTTCATCGGCACGCTCTATCCCCTGTTCGCGCAGGCGATGGGGGTGCAACTCTCGATCGGCGCGCCCTTCTTCAACAAAGCGACCGCGCCGGTGGCGCTCGCGCTGGTGGCGGCGACCGCGGCGGGCCCCTTGCTGCGCTGGCGACGCGACAGCATGAATGCGCTGCTCGGCAAGCTGCTGGTCCCGGTGGGCGCGGCCGGGGTCGCCTTCGCGCTGGTGTTCGCGCTTTCGCGGGGGACGCATCCCGTGCCGGTGCTGGCGATCGCCTTCGCCGTCGGGCTCGGCGTGGCGAGCGTGCTGCCGCTGGTCCGGCGCAACCTGCGGCGCACGCCGATGCACGTCTGGGGCATGGTGATCGCGCATCTGGGCGTGGCGGTGAGCCTCGCCGGGATGGCGGCGGATAGCGCGTTCAAGACCGAGCGGTTGGCGGCGGTGCATGTCGGCGACAATGTCACGGTCGGGCCGTTCCGCGTGACGCTTGCCGAAGTGCGGCCGGCGATCGGGCCCAACTGGTCGGCGCTGGAGGCACGGCTGCAGGTCCGGCGTGGCGAGGACGGCCAGGTTTTCGAAATGATGCCGCAACAGCGCTTCTTCTCCGCCCCGCCGACCAACACCAACGAGGCGGCGATCCGCACGCTGTTCGACGGCCAGCTCTATACCGTGCTGGGCGAAGGCGCCGAGGACGGACGCTGGCAACTCCGCTTGTGGTGGAAGCCATGGGTGACGCTGATCTGGCTGGGCGGCGGGCTTATCGCTTTGGGCGGGCTGCTGGCGCTGATCGGGCGGGTTCGGCGCGAGCGGCGTGAGGACGACGCATGA
- a CDS encoding prolyl hydroxylase family protein translates to MQTVTAPALNLGSGHPSEPVIEHILRQPGVQRVPSPKVAMFIAKSFFEPELCLRLIEQIDSQRRPSTIADPNGDDAFRTSETCDLDPDLALVTELKRRIIVLTGLDPTHGEPMQGQRYEIGQEFKAHTDYFEPSGQDFERYCSVSGQRTWTVMLYLNDVEAGGATRFKAIDKIVKPETGKLLVWNNLRSEGAPNPSTIHHAMKVRAGTKYVITQWFRERPWSW, encoded by the coding sequence ATGCAGACCGTCACCGCGCCAGCGCTTAATCTCGGCTCCGGCCATCCGTCCGAACCGGTGATCGAGCATATCCTCCGCCAGCCCGGCGTCCAGCGCGTCCCCAGCCCCAAAGTGGCGATGTTCATCGCCAAGAGTTTCTTCGAGCCCGAACTGTGCCTGCGGCTCATCGAGCAGATCGATTCGCAGCGCCGGCCCTCGACGATCGCCGATCCCAATGGCGATGATGCCTTCCGCACCAGCGAGACGTGCGACCTCGATCCCGATCTCGCGCTGGTGACCGAACTCAAGCGGCGGATCATCGTACTGACCGGCCTCGACCCCACCCATGGCGAACCGATGCAGGGCCAGCGCTACGAGATCGGCCAGGAATTCAAGGCGCACACCGACTATTTCGAGCCCAGCGGCCAGGATTTCGAAAGATATTGCAGCGTGTCCGGTCAACGGACCTGGACGGTGATGCTCTATCTCAACGATGTCGAGGCGGGCGGGGCCACCCGGTTCAAGGCGATCGACAAGATCGTCAAGCCGGAGACCGGCAAGCTGCTCGTCTGGAACAATCTCCGCTCCGAAGGCGCGCCCAACCCGTCGACGATCCACCACGCGATGAAGGTGCGGGCGGGCACCAAATATGTGATTACCCAGTGGTTCCGCGAGCGTCCCTGGAGCTGGTGA
- a CDS encoding cytochrome c-type biogenesis protein encodes MIGLTATLSATAAWADSSRPSAPLAYTQLADPGAEARAKALMDTLRCLVCQGQSIADSDAEMAGDMRSLVRERIAAGENPDQIRKWLVQRYGDYVTYDPPLSWVTAPLWLAPIMLLVAGFFIARRNFGRPKP; translated from the coding sequence ATGATTGGACTGACGGCGACGCTTTCGGCGACTGCGGCATGGGCCGACTCCAGTCGTCCGTCGGCGCCCTTGGCATATACGCAGCTCGCCGATCCGGGGGCGGAAGCACGGGCCAAGGCATTGATGGACACGCTGCGCTGCCTCGTCTGCCAGGGGCAGTCGATCGCCGACAGCGACGCCGAAATGGCAGGCGACATGCGCTCGCTTGTGCGAGAGCGGATCGCGGCGGGGGAGAATCCCGATCAAATCCGCAAATGGCTCGTCCAGCGTTATGGCGACTATGTAACCTATGACCCGCCGTTGAGCTGGGTGACTGCTCCGCTGTGGCTCGCGCCGATCATGTTGCTCGTGGCGGGTTTTTTCATCGCGCGCCGCAATTTCGGGAGGCCCAAGCCATGA
- the ccmE gene encoding cytochrome c maturation protein CcmE, with product MKPKHQRLVLGLLALAAIGGASGLALSALGDQAAFFYAPGDVAGKPPPLDRHVRLGGMVAAGSLKRQPDGVSVNFAVTDGKATVPVAFRGVTPDLFKEDSGVVAEGRFNPDGSFTADNLLAKHDERYMPPQVAGKMHKSDSVAQ from the coding sequence GTGAAGCCCAAACATCAACGGCTCGTTCTGGGGTTGCTCGCGCTGGCGGCGATCGGCGGCGCCTCTGGCCTCGCGCTTTCGGCGCTGGGGGATCAGGCAGCCTTTTTCTATGCGCCCGGCGACGTGGCGGGAAAGCCGCCCCCGCTTGACCGACATGTTCGGCTGGGCGGAATGGTCGCAGCGGGATCGCTCAAGCGGCAACCCGATGGCGTCTCGGTGAATTTCGCCGTGACCGACGGCAAGGCGACCGTGCCGGTAGCGTTCCGCGGCGTGACTCCGGACCTTTTCAAGGAAGACTCCGGCGTGGTCGCCGAAGGGCGGTTCAACCCCGACGGCAGCTTCACCGCCGACAATCTGCTCGCCAAGCATGACGAGCGCTACATGCCGCCGCAGGTCGCGGGCAAGATGCACAAGTCGGATAGCGTCGCGCAATGA
- the ald gene encoding alanine dehydrogenase, translating to MKIGVPKEIKNHEYRVGLTPASVSELVAAGHQVLVETQAGMGIDFADEAYVNVGATIAADAAAVFAGSDMIVKVKEPQPSEIALLEPRHLLFTYLHLAADKPQTEGLIASGATCIAYETVTSNSGALPLLKPMSEVAGRMSIQVGAHYLEKEQGGRGELLGGVPGVAPCKVAILGGGVSGINAAQMAVGQRADVTIYDINNERLAELDMHFGSQIKTAYASKAAIAEAVARSQVVIGAVLVPGAAAPKLVTRDMLKTMMRGSVLVDIAIDQGGCFETSHATTHDDPVYEVDGIIHYCVANMPGAVARTSAFALNNATLPFVLKLANLGAGAAMKADRHLAMGLNVSGGKIRHEAVAEALDLPFEAWAG from the coding sequence ATGAAGATCGGTGTCCCCAAGGAAATCAAGAATCACGAATATCGCGTCGGGCTGACCCCCGCCTCGGTCTCCGAACTCGTCGCCGCCGGCCACCAGGTGCTGGTCGAGACCCAGGCCGGCATGGGCATCGACTTCGCCGACGAAGCCTATGTGAACGTCGGCGCGACGATCGCCGCCGATGCCGCCGCGGTCTTCGCCGGCTCGGACATGATCGTGAAGGTCAAGGAGCCGCAGCCGAGCGAGATCGCCTTGCTCGAGCCGCGCCACTTGCTCTTTACCTATCTCCACCTCGCCGCCGACAAGCCCCAGACCGAGGGTCTGATCGCCTCGGGCGCTACCTGCATCGCCTATGAGACCGTCACCTCGAACTCGGGCGCCCTTCCCCTCCTCAAGCCGATGAGCGAAGTCGCCGGGCGCATGTCGATCCAGGTGGGCGCGCATTATCTCGAAAAGGAACAAGGTGGCCGCGGCGAATTGCTAGGCGGCGTCCCCGGCGTTGCCCCATGCAAGGTGGCGATCCTAGGCGGCGGCGTCTCGGGCATCAACGCCGCGCAGATGGCGGTCGGCCAGCGCGCCGACGTGACGATCTACGACATCAACAACGAACGCCTCGCCGAGCTCGACATGCATTTCGGCAGCCAGATCAAGACCGCCTACGCTTCCAAGGCCGCGATTGCCGAGGCGGTCGCGCGCTCGCAGGTTGTCATCGGTGCCGTGCTGGTTCCCGGCGCCGCTGCGCCCAAGCTCGTCACCCGCGACATGCTCAAGACGATGATGCGCGGGTCGGTTCTGGTCGATATCGCGATCGATCAGGGCGGCTGCTTCGAGACGAGCCACGCGACCACCCACGACGATCCGGTCTATGAAGTCGATGGCATCATCCATTATTGCGTGGCGAACATGCCCGGCGCGGTCGCGCGCACCTCGGCCTTTGCGCTCAACAACGCCACCCTGCCCTTCGTCCTCAAGCTGGCAAACCTCGGCGCCGGGGCCGCGATGAAGGCGGACCGGCATCTTGCAATGGGCCTCAACGTCTCGGGCGGCAAGATCCGCCACGAGGCAGTCGCCGAGGCGCTTGACCTGCCGTTCGAAGCTTGGGCGGGCTGA
- a CDS encoding Leu/Phe/Val dehydrogenase: MTIDWGFPDFDDHEGVHLFTDRASGLRAIIAVHSTALGPAAGGVRFWHYAGSDAAITDALRLSRGMSYKNAMANLPMGGGKGVVLASQPGEVIGTAQLEAFGRAVESLQGKYVTAEDVGMSEERMKVVATQTRHVSGLPVAAGSAGGDPGPVTARGVYLGVKAAARRGLGADSMAGVRVAIQGVGSVGGGLARLLAADGAKLVLADVNAERAKALAAELGAEAVDADSILSLETDIFSPNALGAILTETSIPLLRAKVVAGGANNQLALRQDGHRLHDRGILYAPDYVINAGGIINVGLEYLGQGDRAEVDARVNRIPDRLIEVWDESARTGDPESEVADRLAQKLIGRG, translated from the coding sequence GTGACCATCGACTGGGGATTCCCCGATTTCGACGATCATGAGGGCGTGCACCTCTTCACCGACCGAGCCTCGGGCCTGCGCGCGATCATCGCCGTGCACTCGACCGCATTGGGTCCCGCGGCGGGCGGGGTGCGCTTCTGGCATTATGCCGGATCCGATGCAGCGATCACCGATGCGCTGCGGCTGTCGCGCGGAATGAGCTACAAGAACGCCATGGCCAATCTGCCGATGGGGGGCGGCAAGGGCGTGGTGCTGGCATCGCAGCCGGGCGAAGTGATCGGCACGGCGCAGCTCGAGGCGTTCGGCCGCGCTGTCGAGTCGCTCCAGGGTAAATATGTGACTGCCGAGGATGTCGGCATGTCCGAGGAGCGGATGAAGGTCGTCGCGACCCAGACCCGCCACGTCTCAGGCCTGCCGGTCGCGGCGGGCAGTGCGGGCGGCGATCCCGGGCCGGTGACCGCGCGGGGCGTCTATCTGGGCGTCAAGGCGGCCGCGAGGCGCGGGCTGGGCGCCGATTCGATGGCTGGCGTTCGCGTCGCGATTCAGGGCGTGGGCTCGGTGGGTGGTGGGCTCGCCCGGCTGCTCGCGGCCGACGGTGCGAAGCTGGTGCTGGCCGACGTCAATGCCGAACGCGCCAAGGCGCTCGCAGCAGAGCTGGGAGCCGAGGCGGTGGATGCCGATTCGATCCTCTCACTTGAGACCGATATCTTCAGCCCGAACGCGCTGGGCGCGATCCTTACCGAGACGTCTATTCCGCTGCTGCGTGCCAAGGTCGTCGCCGGCGGGGCGAACAATCAGCTCGCTCTCCGCCAGGATGGCCATCGGCTCCACGATCGCGGCATCCTCTATGCGCCCGATTATGTGATCAACGCCGGCGGCATCATCAATGTCGGGCTGGAATATCTCGGGCAAGGCGATCGCGCCGAAGTGGACGCGCGGGTGAACCGGATCCCCGATCGTCTGATCGAAGTCTGGGATGAGAGCGCTCGCACCGGCGATCCAGAGAGCGAAGTCGCCGACAGGCTCGCCCAGAAGCTGATCGGACGGGGCTGA
- a CDS encoding redoxin family protein yields MKRALIWAPLALFAIVFGLAAAGLFKPADRTIYSAMVGKPLPTIELPALLPGKPGIATAQLKGKPRLLNVFASWCVPCIAEAPHLLALKAAGAEIDAIAIRDTPEAVRAFLARNGDPYTRIGDDKASVGQLALGSSGVPETFLIDSRGVIVKQHVGDIRAEHVAELLAALEAAK; encoded by the coding sequence ATGAAGCGGGCGCTGATCTGGGCGCCGCTGGCGCTGTTCGCGATCGTGTTCGGGCTGGCGGCGGCCGGGCTGTTCAAGCCGGCCGATCGGACGATCTATTCGGCGATGGTCGGCAAGCCGCTGCCCACGATCGAACTGCCTGCGTTGCTGCCGGGCAAGCCGGGGATCGCAACCGCGCAGCTCAAGGGCAAGCCGCGGCTGCTCAACGTGTTTGCGAGCTGGTGCGTGCCGTGCATCGCCGAGGCACCGCACCTGCTCGCGCTGAAAGCGGCGGGGGCGGAAATCGACGCGATCGCCATCCGCGATACGCCGGAGGCAGTGCGGGCGTTCCTCGCGCGCAACGGCGATCCCTATACGCGGATCGGCGACGACAAGGCCAGTGTGGGGCAGCTAGCGCTCGGATCGTCGGGCGTACCGGAAACCTTTCTGATCGACTCGCGCGGCGTTATCGTGAAGCAGCATGTCGGCGACATCCGCGCCGAGCATGTGGCGGAGCTTCTTGCTGCGCTGGAGGCGGCGAAGTGA
- a CDS encoding ATPase, T2SS/T4P/T4SS family, producing MQVEAEVKRAPADPLSAYGFSAALRSAIDRATTRPTGLIAVAGAHAEETIALLASELDAEPGTVDAPGAIDAAECRRVVARAEGSDVITTILALRRQARDRFALAATLRLVIAQRSAPGLCAECRRPMQAFGSMSALLGLDPGAILWSAPGCGACDGSGEQGRVLVFEGVEIDAAMRRLIYDGADAPLLSGHAFRSAPNFASAARALARDGLIAPEAAVLVSRG from the coding sequence ATGCAAGTCGAAGCCGAGGTCAAGCGCGCCCCTGCCGATCCGCTTTCGGCATATGGCTTCTCCGCCGCGCTGCGCAGCGCGATCGACCGCGCGACGACCCGGCCCACGGGGCTGATCGCAGTGGCCGGCGCCCATGCCGAAGAGACGATCGCGTTGCTGGCGTCCGAGCTCGACGCCGAGCCGGGAACCGTCGATGCGCCGGGCGCGATCGATGCGGCCGAATGCAGACGGGTCGTCGCCCGCGCCGAGGGAAGCGATGTCATCACGACGATCCTGGCGCTGCGACGGCAGGCGAGGGACAGGTTCGCGTTGGCGGCCACGCTGCGGCTTGTGATCGCCCAGCGAAGCGCGCCGGGACTGTGTGCCGAATGCAGGCGGCCGATGCAGGCGTTCGGATCGATGTCGGCGCTGCTCGGCCTCGATCCGGGTGCGATCCTGTGGTCTGCGCCCGGATGCGGGGCGTGTGACGGGAGCGGGGAGCAGGGCCGGGTCCTGGTGTTCGAGGGGGTGGAGATCGACGCGGCGATGCGCCGTCTGATCTATGACGGCGCCGATGCGCCGCTGCTTTCGGGCCATGCCTTTCGCAGCGCGCCTAATTTCGCATCGGCGGCGCGGGCGCTGGCGCGCGATGGACTCATCGCGCCCGAGGCGGCGGTACTCGTATCGCGCGGATAA
- a CDS encoding heme exporter protein CcmD: MNHWLFVYAAYGVTLLGTGGLALASWLAMRRAERALGSLRRDA, translated from the coding sequence ATGAATCATTGGCTGTTCGTCTATGCCGCTTATGGCGTGACCCTGCTGGGCACCGGCGGACTGGCGCTGGCAAGCTGGCTGGCAATGCGCCGGGCCGAGCGGGCGCTGGGTTCGTTGAGGCGAGACGCGTGA
- a CDS encoding Lrp/AsnC family transcriptional regulator, producing MDRIFTSILKLLAADARASVSGIAADVGLSQSACTRRIQALESTGHIQGYGAKLGHRELGFKVTALVDITLGTQVEEDLAQFERAVSAIDGVVECALVSGGQDYRLKILARDLDDYERLHREHLGRLPGVVTINSSFVLRAVPTRSEADALFAAR from the coding sequence ATGGACCGCATTTTCACTTCGATCCTCAAATTGCTCGCCGCCGACGCCCGGGCGTCGGTGAGCGGAATCGCGGCCGATGTCGGGCTGTCGCAATCGGCCTGCACGCGGCGCATCCAGGCGCTCGAATCGACCGGGCATATCCAGGGCTATGGCGCCAAGCTCGGGCATCGCGAACTTGGCTTCAAGGTGACCGCTCTGGTCGACATCACGCTCGGCACCCAAGTGGAGGAGGATCTTGCCCAGTTCGAGCGCGCGGTGTCGGCGATCGACGGGGTCGTCGAATGCGCTTTGGTCTCGGGCGGGCAGGATTATCGGCTCAAGATACTCGCGCGCGATCTCGACGATTATGAGCGGCTGCACCGTGAGCATCTTGGACGATTGCCGGGCGTGGTGACGATCAATTCCAGTTTCGTCCTGCGCGCCGTGCCCACCCGCAGCGAAGCAGATGCGCTGTTTGCGGCGCGGTGA
- the ccmC gene encoding heme ABC transporter permease CcmC yields MAALHALANPARFLKIAQPLTPLLFWAGVALALFGAWAGLTQTPADYLQKESVRILYIHVPAAWLGMGGWSGVAAASLGFLIWRHPLASIAARAIAPAGAVFAAICLISGSIWGRPTWGTWWEWDGRLTSMLLLFFIYIAYIALARADAERGGDGRLPALFGVAGSVLLPIIRYSVVWWNTLHQGQSIGLTSSSIDRTMLWPLFFTLGGFTLLFAGVVLMRMRAAIATQKLEARMRRMAST; encoded by the coding sequence GTGGCCGCACTTCACGCACTCGCCAATCCAGCGCGCTTCCTGAAGATCGCGCAGCCGCTTACGCCCCTCTTGTTCTGGGCGGGGGTCGCGCTTGCGCTGTTCGGCGCCTGGGCGGGGCTCACGCAGACTCCGGCGGATTATCTGCAGAAAGAAAGCGTCCGCATCCTCTACATCCACGTTCCCGCCGCCTGGCTGGGGATGGGCGGCTGGAGCGGCGTCGCCGCGGCGAGCCTCGGCTTTCTGATCTGGCGGCATCCGCTGGCCAGCATCGCGGCGCGCGCGATCGCACCTGCGGGCGCGGTGTTTGCCGCGATCTGCCTGATAAGCGGATCGATCTGGGGCCGCCCCACCTGGGGTACCTGGTGGGAATGGGACGGGCGGCTGACCAGCATGCTGCTGCTCTTCTTCATCTACATCGCCTATATCGCGCTTGCCCGGGCCGATGCCGAGCGCGGCGGCGACGGTCGGCTGCCGGCGCTGTTCGGCGTAGCCGGATCGGTGCTGCTGCCAATCATCCGCTATTCGGTCGTCTGGTGGAACACGCTGCATCAGGGGCAGAGCATCGGGCTGACCAGCTCGTCGATCGACCGTACGATGTTGTGGCCGCTCTTCTTCACGCTGGGCGGCTTTACCCTGCTGTTCGCGGGCGTCGTACTGATGCGCATGCGCGCGGCGATCGCAACCCAGAAACTCGAGGCAAGGATGCGGCGGATGGCCTCGACATGA
- a CDS encoding DUF3072 domain-containing protein — protein MIDQANPKAEPVGNAEKDPDDWVTGQEPMTGAQASYLKTLSEEAHASFDDQLTKAEASKRIDALQDETGRGQ, from the coding sequence ATGATCGATCAAGCCAATCCCAAGGCAGAACCCGTCGGCAATGCCGAGAAGGACCCCGACGACTGGGTCACCGGTCAGGAGCCGATGACCGGTGCTCAGGCCTCCTATCTCAAGACGCTGAGCGAGGAGGCACATGCGAGCTTCGACGATCAGCTGACCAAGGCCGAAGCCTCCAAGCGGATCGACGCGCTGCAGGACGAAACCGGGCGCGGCCAGTAA